A region from the Linepithema humile isolate Giens D197 chromosome 1, Lhum_UNIL_v1.0, whole genome shotgun sequence genome encodes:
- the LOC136997439 gene encoding fatty acyl-CoA reductase wat-like, translated as MAVIESECKSKSRMELSLMESSSKEDLSAVNEKLSPIQKFYHGQSIFITGSTGFLGKLLIEKLLRLCFGLGTIYLLVRPKKDKNVQQRIEEIFDNVLFEKLKDEQPNFRDQVIAITGDCNHPNLGISSEDRATLIREVSIVFHIAATVKFNEKLKLAVTINVGGTKDVLNLCKEIPNLKSFVYVSTAYANCPQNVIEEKFYDAPMDSDKLLALMECTDDKLADITPQFLEKRPNTYTFTKAMAEDVIRKQAGDLPIGIFRPAIIISTYREPIRGWIDNLYGPTGIILGASIGLLRSVHCDGSMSTNVIPADLVINTLIACACDAANTKLNNDLPSDIPIYNYVGKDNPISYNDMKDFFEKGIFEFPSNKAMWYYSFRLTKYRLVHLFFIYFCHLLPALLIDIATFCWRKELR; from the exons ATGGCTGTTATTGAATCGGAATGCAAATCGAAATCACGCATGGAACTCTCGCTGATGGAATCCTCATCGAAAGAGGATTTGTCGGCGGTCAATGAAAAACTATCGCCGATTCAGAAGTTCTATCATGGCCAAAGCATCTTTATCACCGGCAGTACCGGTTTTCTAGGCAAGCTGTTAATCGAGAAACTTCTCAGACTGTGTTTTGGATTGGGAACTATTTACTTACTAGTGCGTCCAAAGAAGGACAAAAATGTACAACAACGAAtagaagaaatttttgataatgtg CTATTTGAAAAACTGAAAGACGAGCAGCCGAATTTCCGGGATCAAGTAATCGCTATAACGGGCGATTGTAACCACCCAAATCTCGGAATATCTTCGGAAGATCGGGCTACTCTCATTCGAGAAGTTTCGATTGTCTTTCATATCGCGGCAacagtaaaatttaatgagaaattgaaattagcCGTAACAATTAATGTCGGCGGTACGAAAGACGTTTTAAATCTTTGCAAGGAAATCCCGAATCTAaag TCATTTGTGTATGTATCAACCGCGTATGCAAACTGTCCACAAAACgtgatagaagaaaaattttacgacgCGCCAATGGATTCCGACAAACTACTCGCTTTGATGGAATGCACGGATGATAAATTGGCCGATATAACACCGCA atttttagaaaaacgGCCAAATACctatacttttacaaaagcGATGGCGGAGGATGTGATTAGGAAGCAGGCTGGTGATTTGCCAATCGGCATTTTTCGTCCTGCCATTA TAATTTCAACGTATCGAGAACCTATACGAGGTTGGATCGACAATTTATACGGTCCAACAGGAATTATTCTTGGTGCTAGTATTGGATTGCTGCGATCGGTTCATTGCGATGGTTCGATGTCCACAAATGTGATACCTGCTGATTTAGTAATCAACACTCTTATCGCGTGCGCATGTGATGCAGCTAATACAAA ATTAAACAACGATTTGCCTAGTGACATTccgatttataattatgtggGTAAGGACAACCCGATAAGTTATAATGATATGAAGGATTTCTTTGAAAAGGGAATTTTTGAATTTCCCTCTAACAAAGCAATGTGGTATTATAGCTTTAGATTAACAAAGTACAGACTTgttcatctttttttcatatatttctgcCACTTGTTGCCAGCTTTGTTGATCGACATCGCGACTTTTTGTTGGAGAAAGGAACTAAGGtaa